CTCGACGGCGCCCGCGCCTCCGATCTTCGCCTGCAGAGGATGTACGTTGGCCACCCGATGTTCCGCCTGCTCGACAATTCGACCACCTTCGAGGACAAAATTGAGCGAGGGCTCCAGGTGGTCAGCCAGGTGGTGCACAAGGAGCAgtgcgcgccggcgttgcCCACTTACTACTtagtgcgccgctgcccagTTGAGCTTCCGGTGGCGAGCGCCACATACACGACGCACACGACTGTACTGAGCAACAGCCAGATCAGCGACATACGACTCCTCGTGAAGCGCGAGATGGCGGATGGGTCGACGATGCACTTCTTCAAGAGCGTTCGCGACGCTCCGTCGACTGTGCTGTCCTCACGTGCGCCACCCCGCGCGACCTcgcacgccagcagcggcgcctcgtTCCGCAGCAGTGTAAACGCCCCGACGGTCAGcacagcgtcgccgacgcagcagcgcatcgagaGCGCCCAAcgcatcagcagccgcgAGTACGCGAGCTTGTGCAAGCACCGCGATAGCACCCGCGCCGAGGTGGTGATGAGGGCAACGCACTTCATCTTCGAGGGTGCGAACTACGAGCTGACGACAATGATAGCCCCAAGCTGGGCAGCAGGACGCCAGACGCTGACAGTGGAGAGCTGCACAGTGTCGACGGCGAAGCAGGAGCAGGTGCATCCGCACGGCTCGCGTCAGGCTGctccaccggcggcggcgctgcgcctcccacCGTTTTTAGAGGTGGATCGCGAGGTACCGGTGGAGAGCCTGACGACCACCTTTCTCATTTCGCACAAGGAGACGGGCCCTCTCTACACATCGCTGGCTTTTGCGCCTGTCTTCTCCCGTGCGGTGTTGACCGCCCTTGGTGCGCATGCCGACACGGAGAACATCCTGAGCAGCACGGTGAGTACCCCTCGCggcacgccggcgctgcgcacggagAAGGGCACGCTTCACATTCCCCCCGCTCTCGCAGAGACGAGGGAGGACAGTGGGTTGCCCGCAAAAGCACCCGTCTTGGGAGAGGGCAACCAGCGAGTAGAGAACGCAGAAAACTCGGTGTTCAtggccgcaccaccgccactgccgctgcctgcacGTCGTGGGCTTGCTCCGCTCGACGTCAATGCACTCGCTATCTCCGCACCAGCGATGAAATCCGCCACGTCCAAGGCAGAGGGCACGCATCACGTGGAGCTGGCGTCTTcaccgctgcacctcgaTGAATCAACGAGCGTTCGCAAGCAACACAACGTTGACACCCCGTCGAGCTTCTCCCTAGccggagaggagggtggcaCTGCCAAAGTGaccacggcagcaccggccgGGGAGCGTCTGCAGCCGGAGAGGCTGATGGCGCGAGACCCCGAGTCCGTCTTGCCTCCCATTGGGACGAAAAAGTCGACTCCTGTGGCCTGCCTGCGCAGCTGAGcgaggcgaggaggccgccgcagagCCGTGGGCAAAAGGCAAgtagcggtgctgctccCTTCCCGTTCCGTGGAGGGACGAGGCCCAGCACACACTCGCGCAGCAAGTAGATCATGCGACGGTGGAGGCAACACCCATTTTGAGAACGTAAAGGGGTGGACGACGCaaaagggaggaggcagaggcgtctcgtgcggcgccgtctctgcctcctctgcctccctctgccttGCTGACGCGTCTTTTGGAACCGATCTGCATCGGTTTGTTCGCTCTGTATTTCTTGTAGACTGTTTTCTCTTCACCTtagatgcacacacacacacacacatatatatatatatatatatatacatatttGACGCTGAAGGtctggtgtgtgtgccaccaGTGATTATCGTGTGTTGTTTTCTCGTCTTACCCCTCCCCGTTTCGTGTTCTTGTCTTCCCGTTGAACCTTCAtgccctctctcgcaccGCCCCACCGCCCCACCTGCACGTACATGGCACCAGCTGTTTTGCATTCTACtactctctctgtgtatgtgttttTCTATCTCactcgcctcctcgcctgTCTGATCCCGTCTTCCTCAGTGATATGTACCACAtaaacacacaaacacacacacaccacacagaacggcatcgacgaggtggaagagggagaacgTGAGGAGACTGTCGGTAAAGAATGTGCCTAGGGAGCTGCAGAAgtacacgtgtgtgcgggcgAGGCGTGCCGCGAATAGCTCGCCCGCATACTTCGATTGCTTCTCCTCtcactctttctctcgctcttcttcactCCCGCCCTTCCCCgcctcgttttttttttttgacttGGCTTGGcttttatgtgtgtgtgtgaccgCCGTGAACACAGCAGGGTtgtgtctcctcctctcacGGGACCTTACGCGCATACCTTtcatgcatgcacgcgctgctgctctgcgcacCCCTCCGTCTCCAGGCTCTGCCAGGTAGCCCCAACAGACACTGCGGCTTCCGTGCCAGTCGagccgaagccgccgcaacagcagcactgAGGCAGGCCAGATGCACACAGGACAAGCTAGGCTGGTGAGCTGCGCTCTGTTGCTCCTCGCaactctctccctccgtgtCTCTGCTTGCACTTGGTAGAGACCACCTCCGTCCCACTCTagccccctctctccctctttctcccgcTTTTCTTTCTGCCTCTTTCTCACTCTCACTCGTACGCGTGCTGGAACAGAAGTAGATTTGCCCGCGAGTTTCCCCTctttctgcccccccccctttccaTCCCTGATTGGcgtcccttcctccctcacacacacactcacacacagatatatatatatatatataatcACGCACTCGATAAAAGACATACGTGCCCTCCTTGCACCCCGTCTCACCGTCTGTTGGTAGCCGTACCGAGGGGTGCTCTCACTCAGTTGCGGTCGAGGTGGTTCGCGCCATACGCGCAGCACCTAAAGAGCGGACTTCCAGAGCACGAATAGCGTTGTCTGTGGGTACCACTACTtcccccccctctcgctctcgctcgtcTCAGAGGCGAGGTGCTTCGCTCTTATCACACCATCTGCCCGTCTAAGGTTGTCGAGAGAGGCCTCTGGTGCggtcttccctcccccctgcccGCTGTGTCTGAGTCGGAGGACATATCCGAGCTGAGTGGAAGGGTGGAGGGCAAGTTGGTGGCTGGCCACTCGGCACGTGCAGCAGAGATTGGCACGCAGATCCCTTTCCGCAGTGAAGCAGAGGCAAgcaaacgcgcgcgcacgcatacggTGGCGCATACATCGCCCTCGCTCTCCAGCTCAAATCACCCTTGCTTTCTTCGCTGGGCGTATCTGTTCGTGCTGCCTttccagctgctgctgtctctGCGTTTGGAGATCGAACGACGCTTCATTCACGCCTTAGGCAGCGCAGCAATCATTCTCTTCGCTGCTTGTCAGGGTTGCAGGTAGGGAGAAGGtacgaaaagaaaacaacgcTGAACGGTCACTCACAGACAGTCGTTCAGTGTGGAGGCTACAGCGAAGAACTCAGCCACAAGAGCGAAGGGAAAAGCGTGTATTATCGTCATGAGTGAAGGGGGCAATCGAAATCAAGGTGggggaggcagcagcggcaaccgtagcgctgctggtgccttTAGCCCATACAGCGAGGAAGTACCAGTGGAATGCCTCATCTGTGCTGACCCGTGCCGCGCGCTGTGCGTGTTCCCATGCGGGCACTACACATGCTACAGCTGTGGCCTCCGCATTCACAGCTTGAACAGGGGTAGCTGCCCGGTTTGCCGTAAGGAGGCGACACAGATGCCGATCATTACGCAGCAGGTGAgtcgcgaggaggagcagttCTCGGCCAAGGAGATGGAGAGTATGCGGCGGGTCGTCACGACGAATCGCCACCTGCGCTGCGTCATCGACTCGCCGCAGCTTGCGTACGAGGTGGCAAAGCTGTACGAGTACACGTGCCCCATCGAGAGCTGCTGGTGCCAGGGGTACCAAGATCCGTTTCTCGAAATGAACATGCTGAAGGATCATTTGTGGGTTGATCATGAGCTTGTGTATTGCGACGTGTGCCTCCAACACAGGCCCGCCTTCTTGTGCGAGCAGGTGGCCTACTCTATCACCGCACTGCAGTACCACATGGAGGGGCGGTGCCGGCACGACCGGTCGTCGTTTACAGGCCACCCACCGTGCCGCTTCTGCAAGCGTGCCAATCGCTTCTACGATGGCGAGTCACTGCTAAAGcacatgcagcagcagcactacACGTGTGATGTGTGCAATCGAGGTCAATTTACCTTCACTTTTTACGCCAGCCGGCAGAAGCTTGATCAGCACTTTCAGACGTGCCACAAGATATGCGACCATCCCGACTGCGCATCGCATGATTTGATGATGCGTGTGTTTGGCAACGAGATTGATCTGATGGTGCATAAACAGCGCGTCCATGGCGTAAAGGCAAAGGTGACGTTCTCGCCTGCCATGTTCGGCGAGGCATCCGGCTCCTCAGTGGGCAACGGCCCGACCGGCTCcgtgccggcgacggcgtcgaacGCAAACGTGATCCAGATTACGTTCGACCATGTGTTCCGCGTGGAGACGGTGGAGATGATGCCGACCAAGGAGAACAATCACCGTGGTGGtcgccgtggaggcggtggtggtgaccgCGGCGTAGATAGGGTACACGCCCCGGAGGAGAACGGTATCCCGTTGTACTACTtaggcagcggcgcctttCCGGTCCTCACCCGCTCTGTCGcgagcgacgccggcgcagcgtcctcctcggcccgTGCGGGTGGGGCGCGGAGTAGCAACAGGAGCAgcgctccctcctcctctgccttcgccgtcgctgaggATATGAGCAACTACAACGTCAAGAACAAACTCCCGGCAGATAAGAAGCAGCTTGAGCAGCGGCTGAACGACATGCTGAGCAAACACGTGAAATCGCCGGTCACCTACGCACACTTCCGCAGCTACACTCGTGACTTCATCGAATCAGCGATGCTGACCTCTGAGTACTACGACgtgctggcgaaggagtGCTTCCCTGACCCGCAGGTGTTCCATGAAGTATTCCCGTTGATCGTGGCAACCGTGCCAGTAGCGGCGAAGCAGGCAGCCTTGCAGGAGGTGTATAAGATGCGCATGGCCCCCGAGACGCAGCGCCTTGCCCGCGcccgcgaggaggacgcgcggaaagaggcggaggcgaaggcggctgcggcgcgtgcggAGGAGATGCAGAGCTGCAAAGCTGGAAAGAGCACCGGCAGCAATAACGGCGCCAACAACAGTACACCTGCTGGCGCGCCGTCTCCCTTTGCCCGCAAGAACGCCAAAGGCAAGGGAGCCAAGCAGAATGCATGGCTGACGACGGACACGCGGTCCAAGTttggctgcagcagctccgcgccggCCCAACACCAGGACCCCTCTGCCAGCGCCCCCGCCACTGCTCCaacgtcgtcggcgccgccggcagcggcgtcccTGAAGCCGCAGTCCAACAACCGCCCGCGCGGGTGGGGGCCTGTGGCGACCGCCTCATCAGGCACGTTTGTCACCACGCCGGCTGCCGTCTCGGCGCCGGTGTCTAGCCCACCGCATGTAGGGCCTGGACTGGTCATCAATGAAGAGACGTTCCCGTCCTTGCCGAACAACGGTATTCGCCGTGAGCCCATCGGCAAGGCGCAGCGACCAAAGGCAAACGCGTGGTTTAAACGGTAAGAGAGGGCGacccacctcctccagagTCGCTCCGGCCACTCCGCACGCGCCGCATTAACAGTCCACCTAAGCTTTTTGTTCTCCCGCATGTCGGTTCTCCGCCATACAACGCGACTCAAGCTCTGCTCTAAACCCACCaggccctgccacaggccccccatccgcgtcgtgcgaagcagcgcgagagaCACGCCCGGTACACcaaatgcgccgactcagtcaccTGAGACGACCGCCCCCTGCCCCAAACTCTGCCCGCCCACACGCGGCCTTTCAGgtcgctccgccgcagcaccgtccagggccccaccgccggcatcagcagcgatgagcCGCTCTGTCCTCCCCATGGCGTACGGGTGCCTGATTCAGCCTCCACcagaggcggctcggcattgggCAGGGGCATAGGggagctgctcggcgtcgCCCCGCAATGGTGGGTCGTGCGGGACCCTGACGATGCGACGCACTGAGCGGTGTGTGGCACCCGTCATCAGGGACTACATGCGCTCTCACGAGACGGCAAGGGAGAGTCTCTTTGGGTGAACAGGACCAgagcaagcgagagagccATTTGTCTCTAGCTGCTATAGCCTTGCCCCGCACTGCGCTGCTCAGCTTTCAACGCGCCCTGGTGCGTTCCGCTGTAGCGATTACAGTGCCATGAAAGTGTCGCATCGCTGCCCcttctgccccccccctctacGTGAAAGGCCCCTCCTTCTGTCGACTTCTTCGATGTCAagacatatatatatatatatttcaTCCGAGGGGCCTCTGAGGGGCGCTTGTatgcgtgcggcgctgagTTAGCCGTGGTCTGCTTGCCCGTGTAACCcccgctgcgtgtgtgcctgtatgtgtgcatgtatcTGCGTGGTCTGGTGGGAGCTCGTCGTtagcggtgtgtgtgtgtgtgtgcgtgcgattGTCGCTGTCCCTCCGTGTCTCTTGTTTTTGAAGAAATCGCAAACgaccgctctctctcccggcGACTGTGTTCGCATGTCCgcctgtgcgcatgcgtgtgcgggggccgctgccttcgacagcagcgactgaGGCGCGGCTGTGGGGATGATGAAGGTGCAGCCAcaccgcaaaaaaaaaagaacgcaAAACAAAATACGCGCATCAGTGTCGAGACGCAGCGGGCGTCCACGCTCCTCATCGCACATGCAATGAGGGCGAAAAGCAAGAGTGTTagcgagaaaaaaaatgaaaagaggaggagatgctTGCTGCTACGGTTCCGCAGCGTTCGTTCgcactgctgttgctgctgccgctttcACTTCGCGTACCTGCAACCCCGCTCACTCTCTCGTCTATTCTCAATGTTCCCTTTTCTGCTGTGCAGGAAGCACCGCCTCAGTTTTTTCGTTTGCTCTCTGTAtcttcgctttctcttcgAAGAGGTTGCTTGTCccgacacacatacacacacacacacacacacgcacacacgcacacagagtTAGGCACAAGCGTACACCAGAGAGGGCGACCGGCGACGGAAGATACCAAGAAAATGTCGGTGCGCATGGATGCCTCGCTCTACAGCGACGTTGTTCGCATTGAGCGTGGCGACTACCTACGCTTTCACTGCGAGCAGCTCTCCGCGGACGGCCGTGACACTCAGCGGTACTTCTTCGGCTGCTACTACCCTCGTTGGCATGGGTTCTacctggaggaggtgcgctcCATCATTGGCAATATGGGTTACTGTGAGCTCAAGCACTTCCCGGCCTACCCGTTCGATGTGTACCTCAAGCCTGCCGACctcacggcagcggccgatTCGGCGCAAACCTACGACGCGGACAGCGCGAACGTGACAACGTACATCACAGACGACTTTCAGGTGAACAACATCCTCGTACTGGGGCCACCGCAGAACCAGCGCGACGATGCCGTGAAGCGGTTCAAGATCGTCTCTGTGGATGTGAGCCACCTCAAGACCAAgacgctctctctcgcccccgTGGCAAACCTCAACAGTAGTTCCATTCAAAACCCCAACACGATGCTATCCACGTTGCGCGCACCTGGCAGAGAGCGGGTGCCGGTTCAGCTGGAGAGCCCAGTTTTGGACATTTTGACACAGTTGCGTGATGCCTACATCGAtcacgccggtggcggcattCCAGAGATTGGCATCAAGGCGATGGGCCGGCCGTTCCGCAAGGTGAGTGACGACGGCCGGCGATGGATGACACGCGACGGCGTGCGCCAGCTTGTCCGTGGCTCCCGCGCGTTTGGCGCGCATGCCGGCTGCTTAACCGACACTCGCAACGCCCTTCAAACGATTGAGGCGGTGGCAGACACCATCTTTAGCGCATTTCCGCACGAGGAGGCCACACACCCCGTCGCCCCaggcgaggaggcgtgcGAGGAGCGGATCGACTACGACGTTTTCATGGACTACGTCCGCGGCCATATGAACTCAATCCGCAAGAAGGCCGTGCTTGAGGTATTCCAGCGGCTGGACTACGACTCGGACGGCAACATCACCATCAAGGACATTCAAGCTACTTTCAACGCGCAAGAGCACCCCGTTGTTGTCAGCGACGCCATCTTCACagcggagaagctgctgaaGGGCTTCCTCGCCATCTGGGATGAGAACCAGCGCCATTTTGGACTCGTGCCGTACACCGAGTTCATGGACTACTACAACGGCCTCAGTGCTGTCATcgaagacgacgccgtcTTCGTGGGTATCCTGAAGACCACCTGGAAGGTGCCGAACTGGACGATAGAGTTCGTGTAGCCTTCGCTCTTGGCGAGCAACGCGCCTTGCTTGGCCGCCATGAAAAGgcgcgcagagaggcggttccagctgcacctcgcTGGCCTCCTGGGCGATGGTGGCGCGTTCCTCTGTGGCCCCTCTCTTGTTGGCGATGCACAGTAGGATGGAtgggtgatggtggtggtggtggtggtggggagtGCCGCAAAGGAACTAAGAGCGtactctgtctctctctctctcttctgcatTTTGCTTTTTCTTGTATATTAGCGTTTTTCATTTCGCGTTACTTGTGCGTGCTTGCACCCTTGCTGCCCGTGCCCTCTACTGCGAGGCCTCTGACGAGgtagaggggaggagggtggcggGAAAGCCCAATTGCGTAGACATCTGCGAAGCGACACACACTTACACAACACGGATGCAGGCCAGTCCTTGCGTAGATAAGCTTTTTGCTGTGTGCTTGGCGTGCATCCAGTGCGCGCGCACTTTGTTGGTTCATGTATCGTACACAGCCAAGCACAggaatacacacacacacacacacacacacacagagcggCTGAAGACGGTGTGTGCCTTTCACAACCTTCTGCGAATGCACCAAGGCGATGCTGGCCACTGAAGGCCCGTTTTCATGGCCGCTTCACTCTGCCTTGTGCCACTTCTCCAGCACGCTGTGGGATCTTACAGAGACACACGTCCCTTTCTTGCTCCTGCATGTGCCTATGCGCCCTTCGCCCTGTAGCGAAGAATAAGAAGAAACGGAGGCAACTCCTGAGAGACGCATGCGTATGTCTTTGTGTATGCCTCGAGCTTTCAgaggcgtgtgcgtctccaccctcccccactctccTCACCACCCCTACCTCTTTACCTTTCCCCGCCTCCTACATGTGCGGGATGGCGTTGTAGGGTcgcgtttctttttttttcccttccACCGTCGGGTGCCTCCCGCCTCCTTTTGGGTTGGCTTCGTCGATGCATCGTGACCGCATCCGCGCCATCTCGCACTCGTAAGCCTCACCCTTCCTTTTCCTACAAAACCAAGACGCACACCGCGCATCTCACATCGATCAATCTCCTCCcgtttcctttgttttcATTTCTCGATTTCACGCTTCTCCTCGCAACACCGCACGCgtgctttttcttcttcctcaGTTTTGGCACGTTGAATTGAGCAACAGCCCTTGCTTGATCCATCGGtcatccgctgccgcgcagtgATCAAGTCATTTGCTTGTTTTAGTATTAGCACAACGGACACGTCTCAAGTAGCGcttgcaaaaaaaaaaagagcgtgCGCATTCGCTTGAGTGTTGTTGTCCtcacatctctctctctctctctccaacTCGGCGGCTTCCTTGACCACCTTGCGCTCTTGCTGGCTGCACTGCACGCCAGGTCTGGTCGCGggcttttttttcccccttcttATCGCTTCGATCGGACTTGTGTGCTTTGGCGTGCTGTTTCGTATTTTTGTGAtttgcgtgtttgtgtgcaaCGTGGTGCTGCCGGGCTCGTGCGCGTTGTCTTGCAAGAAATCGGTCCGCCGACTCCCTCACATCCACAGAAGCCCGCGCAAGTGAAGCTGTCTTCGCAGACAAGGGAGGGCGCAAATCCATTGCTGACATCGACTaccctcttttttttttcttccctcttcgTCGCAGCATGATGACGGATGATAAGCACGTGCTATCGATTCAGTCCCATGTGACGCACGGGTATGTGGGCAACAAGGCCGCTACGTttccgctgcagctccacggCTTCGACGTCGATGCCATCAACACGGTGAGCCTGTCGAACCACAGCGGCTATCCAGTCATCAAGGGCCATCGCATGGATCTCGAGGAGTTCACCACTATCATGGAGGGCCTGCGCGCCAACGACTTCTTGAGCGACTACGCCTATGTTCTGACCGGGTACATCAACAACAGAGACATCGTCCGACAAGTGGCGGCGACCGTCGCCGAGATTCGAGAGGCGCGTCAGAAGCAAGGTAAGAAGGATGCCGTATTCTTCTGTGACCCCGTGATGGGCGACGACGGGAGACTGTACtgcaaggaggaggtggtggaggcgtaCAGGGAGCTGCTCACCCATGCGGACGTTGCAACGCCGAACTACTTCGAGGCGTCGATCCTGAGCACTGTGGAGGTAAAGGATCTCGCATCGGCGATTGAGGCCGCTAACTGGTTTCACACGCAGGGCACGCCCACCGTGGTGATTAAGTCCTTCGCAATGGCAGACGACCCGACACACCTTCGCTTCTTGCTCTCTTGCCGCGACAAGGCGACCGGGTCGACGAAGCGCTACACGGGGGTGGTGCCGTACCACGAGGGGCGCTACACGGGGACGGGTGACGTCTTTGCCGCCTCGCTGGTGGCGTTTGCGCACAGCGACCCCATGGATTTGGCAGTCGGCAAGGCCATGGGGGTGCTGCAGGATCTTATCAAGGCCACAATTGAGCGCGGCGGCTCTGGTAAAGCGACGCTGAGCTCGCGTGAGCTGCGCGTGACGAGCTACCCGGACCGGCTGCAGCATCCGTCCTCCGTGGCCCTGGTGACACCGTTGCCGTAggtgaaggggggggggcttttGACGTAGAGAACAAGTATCGTAGCACGCATGCAGAGAGTTGTCTGGCCCACGGTGTAATCGAGCGTTGCAGTATCTATACACCCGTCGAGACAGTgcggcccccctctcctcctcttttggCGGGTTTAtctcggcggcgcacacacgctgaTAAGGCGGTGAGGgacggaggggggagaggggcctGCGCAAAATTAAAAACACGAACACCGTCCGCCCACTCACGTATGCATGAATGCGAAGGGGCCGCCTCGGCGATCGGTATTgaagggtgggggtggggagtgAGCGCAGTCGCTTGAGTGATTCCTGTGCCTGCATCGCTCTGCACTGATCCGATGCTGACACTCGACTGTGCCAGTCGCACAGGGGAGGGGCTAGTGGGTGTGGGAGATCAGACAGCTTGGAACctcgcccccgcccccgctcTGTCTGGCACTTCCGTAGCCGATTTGGAAAACGCGGAGCCAGATGGCTCGCGTGCGAGCGTGCGCTCACCCGTGATGGCCTTCAGGGAAGCAGGCGAccgtccctctcttttctcaCTGCCTGAAACTTTTCATCGCTCCTTCGCCCTctgctgtgtgtgtcctTCTCTTCTGAATTGCTTGGCACGTCTTCTCTCCATTCATGTTCACCGTCCCCATGCACcgacgctgtcgctgccctTGTGCCCTCCCCCCGGCCGTGTCGTCATGGATTTGCACGTGCCCTGGCGAGGGGCGCTGCGCTCACCAACGAACGAGCGCCGTTCCCGCGTTTGAGAGCGGCGGCCGAGAAACGAGAGACGTGGCGCGCAAGCCCCTCGCTCCGCTTTTTCGCCCTCGCACGCCCAAAgcctgcttttttttttccagtTTCCAGGGAGCGCTGTATGCCCCGTTTGCACTCCAATGCGTGACGGGCATCTTGCACCGACGGCGACCGCGAGTCTTGCCGCGCAGTTCAGCGTGTACTGCCTAGAGAAGCCAAGGCAGGATGtgagcgacgacgacgcagcagtgCCCGCGCGCGAATCGGCACCGACCTCGTTACCATCAAAGGCGGATCTTGCAGCACCCCTTTCCTACCTCgatgtggtgcagcagctcgacgGAGACGATGAGTGGTCTTTCGCACCCTATCCTCGGTGCAgtcgtgcgcagctgctgcaggtgcacgcTTACTGGGTGGCCATTCGGAGTTCGGCAGCACCAGAGACGTGGAAACCAAGCTGGCCGAAGGCCAGCGACGGTGCGTCTGAGGTGCAAAAAAGCGAGGAGAGTGCTTCGATCAGAAGTGCGGAAGAGGCGACTACAACACCAAGGTGCTTGTGCGACAGAGATGACGGGTGCTCGGCGGGCTCGTGTCCGAGTGCCGACGCGCTACGGCTTGCCTGTGTTGTTGGCATCGTGTGGGTGCGTCTATCAGCGAGAACCCCTTCCACTTACTCTTTGGTGAATCGCCGAACACCGCACAACGGCCAAGTcagcgctggcagcgcgaTCGCGGACTCGCCAAGTGTCAGCCTGTGCCGCCCTTCTGTGGAGGGTTACATTCAAGTTGTCGTGACCCACCCACACTACCGGCGTCGCGGGCTTGCTTCATGGCTGCTCACGCAATGCTTGGCGTGCACAGAGGCACCAGCGGGTGTGTTCGCTTCTGACCGGCGTGATGGTGTGGCATATGCG
Above is a window of Leishmania donovani BPK282A1 complete genome, chromosome 30 DNA encoding:
- a CDS encoding Pyridoxal kinase, putative gives rise to the protein MTDDKHVLSIQSHVTHGYVGNKAATFPLQLHGFDVDAINTVSLSNHSGYPVIKGHRMDLEEFTTIMEGLRANDFLSDYAYVLTGYINNRDIVRQVAATVAEIREARQKQGKKDAVFFCDPVMGDDGRLYCKEEVVEAYRELLTHADVATPNYFEASILSTVEVKDLASAIEAANWFHTQGTPTVVIKSFAMADDPTHLRFLLSCRDKATGSTKRYTGVVPYHEGRYTGTGDVFAASLVAFAHSDPMDLAVGKAMGVLQDLIKATIERGGSGKATLSSRELRVTSYPDRLQHPSSVALVTPLP
- a CDS encoding calcium-binding protein, putative — protein: MRAKSKSVSEKKNEKRRRCLLLRFRSVRSHCCCCCRFHFAYLQPRSLSRLFSMFPFLLCRKHRLSFFVCSLYLRFLFEEVACPDTHTHTHTHTHTRTQS